The genomic window TGCACATAAATGTCAGGCTGCAGTTTGTGTTAGCCGGACACTACATTGCCATCAGTAATGGAGTACAAACTAGTCATCAAGCTTCCAGTCATCACAAGGGCTTCCCAAACAAGCCTCAATCATTGCAAATCTTATTTTTCCAAATGGAAGAGTCAGCTCTTCCTGGTTAAGTTGTCTTAAGGGGCATTAACTTTGCTTAATTAAGAGATTTAGTCTCTAGTCTGTTAGAGTTAATACACTCCCTTCTCAAGAAGGGGGAACAAACAGTAAACTGAATGCAGAGGAATTTTAACTTCCACAGAGAAGACACCCACCTTCATTTGTagctcctttctcactttttgCAGAACAGCCCGGTTAAGTCCTAAGAAGGTGATTAGAGATGTGGCAGCACTGGCCGTGGTTTCATGCCCTCCAAACAGAAGTTCTGTTGCCGATTCTTTTAGCTCCTGAGACAAAGAGCAGGATGTTCGGGGTTCACAGACACACACTATTGTTTTAGGTACTTGAGACCAAATTCATggccttctcctcccctgcacaAATTCCCTTCTAAAAACTGCACTGCCAGTAAAGCAGAGAGGAAATTCCGCATTTAAATGCCACCAGTGATTAGCGATATTCCTAGGCTCCACATCTACAGGCCGCGTTTTAATATAAAGTCACAGAAAGACACAGGTGGGAGTGGGAAGACGAGCAGAGACTCCTTTTCCGGGAAGGGATTTTGGAAAACCGATGGCTTAGGGAGGGATTGCCCTGGCTTTGCACACCTCATGTTGTGCCGTACAGACTGAGCACAAGGGGGAAAAGCACCGAGGGGGGTTTCGGTCGCTCTGCCAGCAGGATGTGCCCTGGGAGGCCAGGATCCGGGGCGGCTGCGGCAGAACTCCGGTAGCTCCAGAACCGGGTCTGCCAAGGTACGGGAGGGACTGGAGCATCTTCCTCAGCTCTAGCGGGGGGGGAGAGTGGAGACCACTCATGGGTCGCCATAGTCAGAAATCCTGGCCCTGAAGCTGTTCCCGACTGAGGAAAGAACTTGCCACCCTGATCTTCCTTCTCCCGAACTCCGCACTGCGGGGGGAGCAGACActtagggcccgatcctgctcccaTCACATCAACAGGAGCGATGTTAGAGTTTAAAGGAAGCAAAAATCAGGCCTTTGGTTGGGGCAACGCAGCGGTCCCCGTGGCGGGGCCGCCAGCGCCCGCGGGCATCTCACCTGCATGTTCAGCGGCTCCCCGTTGTCCTGCGTGTGCTCCATTAGCAGCTGCAGCGCGTCCTTACAGCAGCCCGCCGGCTGCTTACGGGCCATCTTCGCCCGGATGTTCTCCTCGATCTTGGCGTGGATGAAGTTCCGCGCCCGCAGGCCCTGGGGTGGAGAAGGGAGCCAGAGGGCGGCGGGTCATCCCGCTGCCAGGCCGTCCCCACAGGCCGTGCCAACCCCCTGGGAGCACATTCTCATACACTGCCCCCCCAATTCCAGCTGCCATAGCCGGGCACCTAGTGCCAGCCCCCCGAGCCAGGGCTGCCCCGCGCGGCATCGCCCCCCGGAGGTGCCTGGGACCCCCTACCCCAGAGCTAGCCCCGATCGCAGGCGGGAGGGTTACCCGGTAGAGCCCGCTGAAGGGCACATCGATGGGCAGGGAGAAGAGGTTGCGGATCATCTCCTCGAAGGCCTCCACCAGCCGCTGCTCGCTGTCCTGGTCCGTGTGACGCGGCTCGAAGCCCAGCAGGATCCTCATGGCGATGCGGAACATGAGGCGCTTCACTTCGGGGTAAACCAGAAGGCAGGAGCCGCCGCTGCGCAGCCAGCGAGCCAAGCAGGCGTTCACCTCCTCCTGGATGCCGGGGACGTAGTGCTGCAGGGCCTCCCGGGAGAAAGCCTTCATGATCACCTGCGGGAGAAGGGGGAGGCTCAGGACACAGCCCCCCCGCGCCGCCCCAGGGGAAGAGCGCGCCGGAGCCGCAGCTCAGCCCGGCTGCACAGGGGAGCGCACCCTAGCCCCAGCCGCACAAAGGAAGGCGCCGCTCCCGGAGCTTTGACAGCGCACAGGCGGCAGCCTCGGCCGGATGCAAACCAGGGAGCTGCAGCCCAGCCCGCAGAGCAAGTGGGAGAAAGGGAGCGGGGCCTCGCGGTACCTTTTTGCGGTGCTTGTGCTGCCCGTCGTGCAGGTTGGAGAGGCAGCCGGACCCCAGGATAGTGCGCACGGACGCCGGCCACTGCACAGACACCAGGCGATGCTCCCCGAGCAGGATGTGCCGGACGTTCTCGGCCCCCATCACCCGCACGGTGGGGCGCCCGAAGAGGTGGGTCTTGTAGATAAACCCATATTTCCGACGCTTCATCTGGAGAAACTTCCGCCGCTGGAGGGAGAGAAGGGCAGTGACAGCGGGGATCCAGGCCAGTAGCCTGCCCGCCCGCCTCCCCGGCTAGCGCTGCCCTGCTCTGGATACCTGGAGCTCAGCGCACCCAGGAGGCGCGACTGCTGCTACTCTCAACCTGATCCCGCAGAAGGAGGAGCCGGCTCCCCGAATCAGCCCTGGctaatcggggggggggggtggctgccCCTTCCCGAAGCCgggcgggggcaggaagagcTCGCGGGCCTTACCTGCAGCACCAGT from Gopherus flavomarginatus isolate rGopFla2 chromosome 6, rGopFla2.mat.asm, whole genome shotgun sequence includes these protein-coding regions:
- the LOC127053967 gene encoding cytochrome P450 26A1, which translates into the protein MGFSTLLASTLCTVLLPLLLFLAAVKLWHLYCVSGREPGCSLPLPPGTMGLPFFGETLQLVLQRRKFLQMKRRKYGFIYKTHLFGRPTVRVMGAENVRHILLGEHRLVSVQWPASVRTILGSGCLSNLHDGQHKHRKKVIMKAFSREALQHYVPGIQEEVNACLARWLRSGGSCLLVYPEVKRLMFRIAMRILLGFEPRHTDQDSEQRLVEAFEEMIRNLFSLPIDVPFSGLYRGLRARNFIHAKIEENIRAKMARKQPAGCCKDALQLLMEHTQDNGEPLNMQELKESATELLFGGHETTASAATSLITFLGLNRAVLQKVRKELQMKGLLCSMNQDDKQLDIEVLEQLKYTGCVIKETLRLSPPVPGGFRVALKTFELNGYQIPKGWNVIYSICDTHDVADLFTNKDEFDPDRFMSPSPEDSSRFSFIPFGGGLRSCVGKEFAKILLKIFTVELARNCDWQLLNGPPTMKTGPIVYPVDNLPTKFIGFNGQI